Proteins encoded together in one Maricaulis maris window:
- a CDS encoding carboxylesterase/lipase family protein, whose amino-acid sequence MMRIRMIATVVAALAVVGCSGDEAGFTPVVASDLVRSIDQGELGGFESEEGAAVWMAVPYAAPPVGELRWRSPRPAVAFETRMAALEAGPVCPQITNNLSAVDGQEVGELVGSEDCLTLDIYAPRNAAPGDDLPVMMWIHGGANVWGSSSAYDGSTLASEQNVIIVAVQYRLGPLGFLAHPALRAEPGIADDAAANFALLDLVEALRWINGNIEAFGGDTGRVTIFGESAGAYNIAGLMAMPQARGLFHGAIMQSGGTASVPLTIAENGGGTDALAGLAAAAAIAGPDADGASLRAASLATVFDAYRDGNNELTSLPRMIEDGVTLREGGILAAAADPDGFAPVPLISGTNRDEMKLYTVFDPTLTRRLGPLVWLRDRDAYEAAVEYPSRIWRYNAVDSLLNRLAANGRSDLWSYRFDWDEGGSVLVTNTGELLGASHAMEIPFVFNHFELFGSFDSVLFNDRNAEGRIELARTMGAYWAAFARRGNPGDGEGIGADWPRWTDTGAAMRFDTRDGGGPEVFSRTEGTLAIASELAGDTRIDAAARCRIAGGITGRQPSLSEVFDGALDC is encoded by the coding sequence ATGATGCGTATCCGAATGATTGCGACGGTTGTGGCGGCACTGGCCGTGGTCGGATGTTCCGGCGACGAGGCAGGCTTTACGCCTGTGGTGGCAAGCGATCTGGTCCGGTCGATTGACCAGGGCGAGCTTGGTGGCTTCGAGAGCGAAGAGGGCGCGGCTGTCTGGATGGCGGTGCCCTATGCCGCGCCGCCTGTTGGCGAGCTTCGCTGGCGGTCGCCGCGTCCCGCGGTCGCGTTCGAGACCCGTATGGCCGCGCTTGAAGCCGGACCGGTCTGTCCGCAGATCACCAACAATCTGAGCGCAGTCGACGGTCAGGAGGTCGGTGAGCTGGTCGGCTCTGAAGACTGCCTGACCCTTGATATCTATGCGCCGCGCAATGCCGCGCCGGGTGACGACCTGCCGGTGATGATGTGGATCCATGGCGGTGCCAATGTCTGGGGTTCGTCCTCGGCCTATGATGGTTCGACCCTGGCGAGCGAACAGAATGTGATCATCGTCGCTGTGCAATACCGGCTCGGGCCGTTGGGCTTCCTGGCGCATCCGGCCTTGCGGGCCGAGCCTGGTATTGCCGACGATGCAGCCGCCAATTTTGCCTTGCTCGACCTGGTCGAGGCGCTGCGCTGGATCAATGGCAATATCGAGGCTTTCGGCGGCGATACCGGCCGGGTCACCATCTTCGGTGAGAGTGCGGGCGCCTATAATATTGCCGGCCTGATGGCGATGCCGCAGGCGCGCGGTCTTTTTCACGGGGCGATCATGCAGAGCGGCGGGACTGCATCCGTGCCGCTGACGATTGCCGAGAATGGTGGTGGAACAGACGCGCTAGCCGGGCTGGCCGCGGCGGCGGCGATCGCCGGGCCGGACGCCGACGGGGCAAGCTTGCGCGCCGCTTCGCTGGCGACCGTCTTCGACGCCTATCGTGATGGCAATAATGAGCTGACCTCGCTGCCGCGCATGATCGAGGACGGTGTGACGCTACGGGAGGGTGGTATTCTCGCGGCGGCCGCAGACCCGGACGGTTTTGCGCCGGTTCCCCTGATCTCGGGCACCAATCGCGACGAGATGAAGCTCTACACGGTGTTCGACCCCACCCTGACCCGGCGCCTTGGTCCGCTGGTCTGGCTGCGCGACCGCGACGCCTATGAGGCGGCGGTGGAGTATCCCAGCCGGATCTGGCGCTATAATGCGGTTGATAGCCTGCTCAACCGGCTCGCCGCCAATGGTCGCTCGGACCTCTGGTCGTACCGTTTTGACTGGGATGAGGGCGGCTCGGTGCTGGTCACCAATACGGGCGAGTTGCTCGGAGCCTCGCACGCCATGGAAATTCCATTCGTGTTCAATCATTTCGAACTGTTCGGCTCCTTCGACAGCGTCCTGTTCAATGATCGCAATGCGGAAGGACGGATCGAGCTGGCCCGGACCATGGGCGCCTATTGGGCGGCTTTCGCACGCCGCGGCAACCCGGGTGATGGCGAGGGAATCGGGGCGGACTGGCCCCGCTGGACCGATACCGGAGCGGCGATGCGCTTCGACACGCGTGATGGCGGTGGACCGGAAGTCTTCTCTCGGACCGAGGGCACGCTGGCGATTGCCTCAGAGCTGGCGGGCGATACGCGCATCGACGCGGCAGCCCGGTGCCGGATTGCTGGCGGGATCACCGGTCGGCAACCAAGCCTGAGCGAGGTCTTCGACGGCGCACTGGATTGCTGA
- a CDS encoding monovalent cation:proton antiporter-2 (CPA2) family protein — protein sequence MDTLLLQAAIYLGAGVIAVPIAHRLGLGSVLGYLLAGVAIAPILDLVGSDPENVQHFAEFGVVMMLFLVGLELQPRLLWDLRLRLFGLGGLQVGVTTAAVAAFCLVIGLDWRLAIALGLIFALSSTAIVLQTLGEKGWLRTEGGQSAFSVLLFQDIAVIPMLALMPFLALPGGEGVAGDLAAHGGGDTPFAHLPAWAQGLVTLGVVGGIILGGRYLTRPAFRIIARTGLHELFFSTALFLVIGIAVLMSMVGLSPALGTFLAGVLLAESEYRHELVSDLEPFKGLLLGVFFITVGASMEFALLGDHPGLIIGLTLALIGVKGLILLALAFAFRMKGRARWLFTFSLAQSGEFGFVLLAFAGGVNVIPDAIAGIAGLVVALSMMATPLIMIVFERWVSPRVRRPASPEREEDTIESEAPVIIAGMGRFGQIIQRLLVMDGYKPVVLDNSAEHIDGLRKFGIQVYYGNAMRPGLLEAAGIARAKLLVVCTDNRERAVELVHHVKQRYPQVYVIARAASREHVYQLRAAGADLAIREMFGSSLDAARQSLEVLGETPARARRKTEAFARHDEESLQQLFEVWDADTDVFDNEAYIDKARSRVVSLAEIMAEDIGDPDEKASRDGPD from the coding sequence ATGGACACACTCCTCCTGCAGGCTGCGATCTATCTCGGTGCCGGCGTGATTGCCGTGCCGATCGCTCATCGGCTGGGTCTCGGTTCGGTGCTGGGCTATCTGCTGGCCGGGGTGGCGATCGCACCGATCCTCGACCTGGTCGGGTCGGATCCGGAGAATGTGCAGCACTTTGCCGAGTTTGGCGTGGTGATGATGCTGTTCCTGGTCGGTCTGGAATTGCAGCCGCGACTACTCTGGGACTTGCGTCTGCGCCTGTTCGGGCTGGGTGGATTGCAGGTCGGTGTAACCACTGCGGCGGTCGCGGCCTTCTGTCTGGTCATCGGACTGGACTGGCGGCTGGCCATCGCCCTCGGCCTGATCTTTGCCCTGTCCTCGACCGCCATCGTGCTTCAGACGCTGGGGGAGAAGGGTTGGCTGCGAACCGAGGGCGGCCAGTCCGCCTTCTCGGTTCTGCTCTTCCAGGACATCGCCGTCATCCCGATGCTGGCCCTGATGCCTTTCCTGGCCTTGCCGGGCGGCGAGGGCGTCGCCGGCGATCTTGCGGCCCATGGCGGGGGGGATACGCCCTTCGCGCACCTGCCGGCCTGGGCCCAGGGTCTCGTCACGCTCGGTGTTGTCGGCGGCATTATCCTGGGCGGGCGCTATCTGACCCGACCGGCTTTTCGCATCATTGCCCGCACCGGCCTGCATGAACTCTTCTTCTCGACCGCGCTCTTTCTCGTCATCGGCATCGCCGTGCTGATGAGCATGGTCGGACTGTCTCCGGCGCTGGGGACTTTCCTGGCCGGTGTCCTGCTCGCCGAGAGTGAATATCGTCACGAGCTGGTCAGTGACCTGGAGCCTTTCAAGGGGCTGCTGCTTGGCGTCTTCTTCATTACCGTCGGTGCCTCGATGGAGTTTGCCCTTCTGGGCGACCATCCGGGCCTGATCATCGGGCTGACGCTGGCGCTGATCGGGGTGAAGGGATTGATCCTGTTGGCCCTCGCCTTCGCCTTCCGGATGAAGGGGCGGGCGCGCTGGCTGTTCACCTTCTCTCTGGCCCAGAGCGGTGAGTTCGGTTTTGTGCTGCTGGCCTTTGCCGGCGGCGTCAACGTCATCCCGGACGCGATTGCCGGCATTGCCGGTCTGGTCGTGGCGCTCTCCATGATGGCGACGCCGCTCATCATGATCGTGTTCGAGCGCTGGGTTTCACCGCGCGTTCGCCGCCCCGCGAGTCCCGAGCGCGAGGAGGATACCATTGAGTCCGAAGCGCCGGTCATCATTGCCGGGATGGGACGCTTCGGCCAGATCATCCAGCGCCTGCTGGTGATGGATGGCTACAAGCCTGTCGTCCTCGACAATTCAGCCGAGCATATCGACGGTCTGCGCAAGTTCGGCATCCAGGTCTATTACGGCAATGCGATGCGCCCGGGTCTGTTGGAAGCGGCCGGTATCGCGCGCGCGAAGCTGCTGGTCGTGTGCACCGATAATCGCGAGCGGGCAGTGGAGCTGGTCCATCACGTCAAGCAACGCTATCCGCAGGTCTATGTTATCGCGCGGGCCGCCAGCCGGGAGCATGTCTACCAGTTGCGCGCCGCAGGGGCCGATCTGGCGATTCGCGAGATGTTCGGGTCGTCGCTGGATGCCGCGCGGCAGTCCCTGGAAGTGCTCGGTGAGACGCCTGCCCGTGCCCGCCGCAAGACCGAAGCCTTCGCCAGGCATGACGAGGAGAGTCTGCAGCAGCTGTTCGAGGTCTGGGACGCCGATACCGATGTCTTCGACAATGAAGCCTATATCGACAAGGCCCGCTCCCGCGTGGTCTCGCTGGCCGAGATCATGGCCGAGGATATCGGTGACCCGGATGAGAAGGCCTCTCGCGACGGCCCCGACTGA
- a CDS encoding L,D-transpeptidase family protein — translation MSGAALALVTCTSALAFQTANSAADSVVDTGAEAAISPAPVETARPPADLARWADRISGWTDVHREAIAISLFDAPSHGLPDLDHYARAILDGTRSESERNRLAGLAYLRYAGWLEHGLIDATTRAPRPLVDEEAEVLVRRLQRAFDAGDAIEAIEDSTPRVRDYDALRLEMMRVMAVTPIWSGVAPGASLAVGDQGDRVDQLRTRMTAEGLLDAAWRDGDPFDVRLETALRRYQGGANLAPTGRLDQATLRQLNLPPDRRIGQLMANLEQRRWRTRDLGRRHIWVNLADFRLEAWENGQLAREHEVMVGQQASSTPEFSEDMQYIVLNPWWGLPTGSARPRFQSFRRNPALVREYGFRIYDRSGAPISVYEIDWSRWDNDWPYRMSQPPGPTNPMGEVKFIFPNSNNIYIHDTTERDRFVSTRRDFSAGCIRVRDPLALAAWVLAEQDGWDRERIDEVTAGSSPRVIWLDDRIPVHIAYWTVVGDSNGEVRYLNDLYRRDGVVIDAYLAAYESESGEAIAAVRGGAGVISASFD, via the coding sequence ATGTCAGGCGCGGCCCTGGCGCTGGTGACGTGCACGTCGGCTCTGGCCTTTCAGACTGCCAACAGTGCTGCCGACTCTGTCGTTGATACAGGTGCGGAGGCGGCCATCAGCCCCGCGCCGGTTGAAACCGCGCGTCCGCCGGCGGACCTGGCCCGATGGGCGGACCGTATTTCGGGGTGGACCGACGTCCATCGCGAGGCAATCGCCATCAGCCTCTTTGACGCCCCCAGTCACGGCCTGCCCGACCTTGATCACTATGCCCGGGCCATCCTCGACGGGACGCGGTCAGAGAGCGAGCGCAACCGTCTCGCCGGTTTGGCCTATCTGCGATATGCGGGGTGGCTGGAGCACGGCCTGATCGACGCGACCACGCGGGCACCCCGCCCACTCGTCGACGAAGAGGCGGAAGTCCTTGTCCGACGGCTGCAACGGGCCTTCGATGCGGGTGATGCGATCGAGGCGATCGAGGACAGCACGCCGCGTGTCCGCGACTATGACGCGCTGCGGCTGGAGATGATGCGGGTGATGGCGGTCACGCCGATCTGGTCCGGCGTCGCGCCCGGGGCCTCGCTTGCGGTGGGTGACCAGGGCGACCGGGTCGACCAGTTGCGCACCCGGATGACTGCAGAAGGTCTGCTCGACGCCGCCTGGCGCGATGGCGACCCGTTCGACGTGCGTCTCGAAACCGCGCTGAGGCGATATCAGGGCGGTGCCAATCTCGCACCGACCGGGCGTTTGGACCAGGCGACCTTGCGGCAGCTCAACCTGCCGCCGGACCGCCGCATCGGCCAGCTCATGGCCAATCTGGAGCAGCGCCGCTGGCGGACCCGCGATCTCGGGCGTCGGCATATCTGGGTCAACCTTGCCGATTTCCGGCTCGAGGCCTGGGAGAATGGCCAACTCGCCCGCGAGCATGAGGTGATGGTGGGCCAACAGGCCAGCTCGACGCCAGAATTCTCCGAAGACATGCAATATATTGTGCTCAATCCGTGGTGGGGCTTGCCGACCGGCTCGGCCCGTCCACGCTTCCAGTCCTTCCGCCGCAACCCGGCGCTTGTCCGCGAGTATGGCTTCCGGATCTATGACCGCTCCGGAGCGCCGATCTCGGTCTATGAGATCGACTGGAGCCGGTGGGACAATGACTGGCCGTACCGGATGTCCCAGCCGCCGGGACCGACCAATCCAATGGGCGAGGTGAAGTTCATTTTTCCCAACAGCAACAATATCTACATTCACGACACCACAGAGCGCGATCGCTTCGTCAGCACGCGCCGGGACTTTTCCGCGGGATGCATCCGCGTTCGAGATCCCCTGGCGCTGGCGGCATGGGTTCTTGCGGAGCAGGACGGTTGGGATCGCGAGCGAATTGACGAGGTCACGGCCGGGAGCTCTCCGAGGGTCATCTGGCTTGATGATCGCATCCCGGTTCACATCGCGTACTGGACCGTGGTCGGCGACAGCAATGGCGAGGTGCGATACCTCAATGACCTCTATCGACGTGATGGCGTTGTCATTGACGCCTATCTGGCAGCCTACGAATCCGAGTCAGGCGAGGCTATTGCTGCAGTGCGGGGTGGCGCTGGCGTG